One genomic segment of Carassius auratus strain Wakin chromosome 29, ASM336829v1, whole genome shotgun sequence includes these proteins:
- the LOC113047953 gene encoding calcium/calmodulin-dependent protein kinase type 1D-like, which yields MARENGETGGDCTWKKQVDDIKEMFEFKEVLGTGAFSEVVLAEERSTGKMFAVKCIPKKALKGKESSIENEIAVLRKIKHENIVALEDICESPNHLYLIMQLVSGGELFDRIVEKGFYTEKDASTLIRQVLDAVNYLHSMGIVHRDLKPENLLYFNPQDASKIMISDFGLSKMEGTGDVMSTACGTPGYVAPEVLAQKPYSKAVDCWSIGVIAYILLCGYPPFYDENDSKLFEQILKADYEFDAPYWDDISDSAKNFIGCLMEKDPSKRYTCEQALRHPWIAGDTALCKNIHESVSRQMRKNFAKSKWRQAFNATAVVRHMRRLQLGSSMGSSMDQSSNTNQNRILNANQTPTLPPNTTTNTTSVLTQNHKPAPNANAVLSNDMATGNTSVPRKDCTAPPQTSCSLASAASSTASGAEPCRPLPPSVVSVSTVLTGTK from the exons GGGTGCATTTTCAGAAGTGGTCCTGGCAGAGGAGAGGTCCACAGGAAAGATGTTCGCTGTGAAGTGCATCCCTAAAAAAGCGCTGAAGGGGAAGGAGAGCAGCATCGAGAATGAGATTGCCGTTCTACGCAA AATTAAGCATGAGAACATAGTGGCGCTGGAGGACATCTGTGAAAGCCCCAATCACCTCTACCTTATAATGCAGCT TGTGTCTGGAGGCGAGTTGTTCGACCGGATTGTGGAGAAAGGTTTCTACACTGAGAAAGATGCCAGTACACTTATCAGACAAGTACTTGATGCTGTAAACTACCTCCACAGTATGGGCATTGTACACAGAGATCTAAAG CCAGAGAATCTGCTCTATTTCAACCCTCAAGATGCCTCAAAGATCATGATCAGTGATTTCGGTCTGTCTAAGATGGAGGGGACAGGTGATGTCATGTCAACAGCCTGTGGAACGCCGGGATACGTGG CTCCAGAAGTTCTCGCTCAGAAGCCGTACAGCAAAGCTGTGGACTGCTGGTCTATCGGCGTCATTGCCTACATCCT ACTGTGTGGTTACCCTCCCTTTTATGACGAGAATGACTCCAAACTCTTTGAGCAGATCCTGAAAGCGGACTATGAGTTTGATGCACCGTACTGGGATGATATATCTGATTCAG CAAAAAACTTCATCGGTTGTTTGATGGAAAAGGACCCCTCAAAGCGATACACATGTGAACAGGCCCTTCGACATCCCTG GATCGCGGGAGACACTGCACTCTGCAAGAACATCCATGAGTCCGTCAGTCGACAAATGCGCAAAAactttgcaaaaagcaaatggaGA CAAGCCTTCAACGCCACGGCCGTGGTTCGCCACATGAGGAGACTGCAGTTGGGCAGTAGCATGGGGAGCAGCATGGACCAATCGAGCAACACCAACCAGAACCGCATACTGAACGCCAATCAGACTCCAACCCTACCACCCAACACCACAACAAACACCACTTCAGTACTTACTCAAAACCACAAACCTGCTCCCAACGCAAATGCTGTTCTCAGTAATGATATGGCCACAGGAAACACCTCTGTACCACGCAAAGACT GTACTGCCCCTCCACAAACTTCCTGTTCCCTGGCATCAGCTGCTTCCTCCACTGCCTCAGGGGCGGAGCCCTGCAGGCCACTCCCTCCCTCAGTAGTGTCTGTGAGCACAGTGTTAACTGGGACCAAGTGA